A section of the Streptomyces sp. V3I8 genome encodes:
- a CDS encoding bifunctional salicylyl-CoA 5-hydroxylase/oxidoreductase, protein MQIAIVGGGPGGLYFAALMKQLDPAHEITVWERNAPGDTFGFGVVFSDETLGGIESADREFAGAMARRFARWTDIDIHHRGRTHTVGGQGFAAMGRGELLRLLQRRCHDLGVTVHFSTPAPDTGVLRASYDLVVAADGVNSQVRSAHAEVFRPTLDRRRNKYMWLGTDRVFEAFQFFVKETEWGTMQVHGYPYSATGSTFIVEMHEDVWRRAGFDTTEGAALPPGASDERAVERVRELFAEELAGHEVFADNSKWLGFTTVRNERWHHGNLVLVGDAAHTAHFSIGSGTKLAMEDSLALVACLHEHPDTDDALAAYEAERRPVVESTQRAAQASLEWFENIGMYARQEPVQFCFNLLTRSRRITYDNLRTRDPEFAGRVDAAFAASQGLPEAAPAMFQPFRLGELELKNRVIVSPMDMYSAVDGVPGDFHLVHLGSKAMGGAGLVMTEMVCVSPEGRITPGCTGLWSDGQRDSWARIVSFVHERSTARIGLQLGHSGRKGSTRLMWEGMDAPLPDGNWGTVGPSPLPYGPASAVPRELDRADLDALVADFVAAARRGAEAGFDLLELHCAHGYLLSSFLSPAANHRTDEYGGPLDNRLRFPLEVFDAVRAAWPAGRPMIVRVSATDWVPDGNTEHDAVEIARAFIAHGADAIDVSSGQVTADERPAYGRSYQTPFADRIRHEVAAAAGAAVIAVGAIASYDDVNSILLAGRADLCALGRTHLYDPHWTLHAAAEQEYRDAAAQWPLPYRAGARRPPGARTDAVRPRLSLLRAEDPGRSVHLRWIPSREPATVL, encoded by the coding sequence GTGCAGATCGCGATCGTCGGCGGTGGCCCCGGCGGCCTCTACTTCGCCGCCCTCATGAAACAGCTCGACCCGGCCCACGAGATCACCGTGTGGGAGCGCAACGCCCCCGGCGACACCTTCGGGTTCGGCGTGGTGTTCTCCGACGAGACACTCGGCGGCATCGAGAGCGCGGACCGTGAGTTCGCCGGGGCCATGGCGCGCCGCTTCGCCCGCTGGACGGACATCGACATCCACCACCGCGGCCGCACCCACACGGTCGGCGGCCAGGGCTTCGCCGCGATGGGCCGCGGGGAACTGCTCCGGCTGCTGCAGCGCCGCTGCCACGACCTCGGGGTGACCGTCCACTTCTCCACGCCCGCTCCCGACACCGGCGTCCTGCGCGCCTCGTACGACCTGGTGGTGGCGGCGGACGGCGTCAACTCACAGGTACGGTCGGCCCACGCGGAGGTCTTCCGCCCCACCCTGGACCGGCGCCGCAACAAGTACATGTGGCTGGGCACGGACCGGGTGTTCGAGGCGTTCCAGTTCTTCGTCAAGGAGACGGAGTGGGGGACCATGCAGGTGCACGGCTACCCCTACTCCGCGACCGGCTCCACCTTCATCGTCGAGATGCACGAGGACGTCTGGCGCCGGGCCGGCTTCGACACCACCGAGGGGGCCGCCCTCCCGCCCGGTGCCTCCGACGAGCGGGCCGTCGAGCGCGTCCGCGAGCTGTTCGCCGAGGAACTCGCGGGCCACGAGGTGTTCGCCGACAACTCGAAGTGGCTCGGTTTCACGACCGTGCGCAACGAGCGCTGGCACCACGGCAACCTCGTCCTCGTCGGCGACGCCGCGCACACCGCGCACTTCTCGATCGGCTCGGGCACCAAACTGGCCATGGAGGACTCCCTGGCCCTCGTCGCCTGTCTGCACGAACACCCGGACACGGACGATGCGTTGGCGGCCTACGAGGCGGAGCGGCGCCCTGTCGTGGAGTCCACCCAGCGGGCCGCCCAGGCCTCGCTCGAGTGGTTCGAGAACATCGGCATGTACGCCCGCCAGGAACCGGTCCAGTTCTGCTTCAACCTGCTCACCCGCTCGCGCCGCATCACGTACGACAACCTCCGCACCCGCGACCCGGAGTTCGCCGGACGGGTCGACGCGGCCTTCGCCGCCTCCCAGGGCCTGCCCGAAGCCGCGCCGGCGATGTTCCAGCCGTTCCGGCTGGGGGAGCTGGAACTGAAGAACCGGGTGATCGTGTCCCCGATGGACATGTACTCGGCCGTCGACGGCGTACCCGGCGACTTCCACCTCGTCCACCTCGGCTCGAAGGCGATGGGCGGCGCCGGACTGGTGATGACGGAGATGGTCTGCGTCTCGCCCGAGGGCCGCATCACGCCCGGCTGCACGGGCCTGTGGAGCGACGGGCAGCGCGACTCGTGGGCGCGGATCGTGTCCTTCGTGCACGAGCGCAGCACCGCCCGCATCGGACTGCAGCTCGGCCACTCCGGCCGCAAGGGCTCCACCCGGCTGATGTGGGAGGGCATGGACGCCCCGCTGCCGGACGGCAACTGGGGGACCGTGGGCCCGTCGCCGCTGCCCTACGGACCCGCCTCCGCCGTCCCGCGCGAGCTCGACCGCGCCGATCTGGACGCTCTGGTCGCCGACTTCGTCGCCGCCGCCCGCCGGGGCGCCGAAGCGGGCTTCGACCTGCTCGAACTGCACTGCGCGCACGGCTACCTGCTGTCCTCGTTCCTCTCACCGGCGGCGAACCACCGCACCGACGAGTACGGGGGACCGCTGGACAACCGGCTCCGCTTCCCCCTGGAGGTCTTCGACGCGGTCCGTGCCGCCTGGCCCGCCGGACGGCCGATGATCGTACGCGTCTCCGCGACCGACTGGGTCCCGGACGGCAACACCGAGCACGACGCCGTGGAGATCGCGCGCGCGTTCATCGCCCACGGGGCGGACGCCATCGACGTCTCCTCCGGGCAGGTCACCGCGGACGAGCGGCCCGCGTACGGCCGTTCGTACCAGACGCCGTTCGCGGACCGCATCCGCCACGAGGTGGCCGCGGCGGCCGGCGCGGCCGTCATCGCGGTCGGCGCCATCGCGTCGTACGACGACGTGAACTCGATCCTGCTGGCGGGCCGCGCCGACCTGTGCGCCCTCGGCCGCACCCACCTCTACGACCCGCACTGGACCCTGCACGCGGCGGCCGAGCAGGAGTACCGGGACGCCGCGGCCCAGTGGCCGCTCCCGTACCGGGCCGGTGCCCGCAGGCCGCCGGGTGCGCGCACCGACGCCGTGCGTCCGCGGCTGTCCCTGCTGCGGGCCGAGGACCCCGGCCGGAGCGTCCACCTGCGCTGGATCCCGTCACGGGAGCCGGCGACCGTCCTCTGA
- a CDS encoding SAM-dependent methyltransferase, producing the protein MSEHQTPSSGPGRLNTGVAHNARVWNYWIGGKDNYEVDQAVGDQVAGMFPVIRDVARADREFLGWVVRHLVEERGVRQFLDIGTGLPTLDNTHEIAQRSAPDARIVYVDNDPIVLAHARTLLTSTPEGATDYIDADVHRPETIVERASATLDLDRPVAVMMLGILNFVLDTEQARDIVRKVLTAVPSGSYLVLTHPTTDADLGGEGNVGAMEFWNENATPPITARSRAEVAAFFDGLEFLEPGLVSCAHWHPGTDAPTTVPQFGAVAVKP; encoded by the coding sequence ATGAGCGAGCACCAGACCCCGTCCAGCGGTCCGGGGAGGCTCAACACCGGGGTGGCGCACAACGCCCGGGTCTGGAACTACTGGATCGGCGGGAAGGACAACTACGAGGTCGACCAGGCCGTCGGCGACCAGGTCGCCGGGATGTTCCCCGTCATCCGCGACGTGGCCCGCGCGGACCGCGAGTTCCTCGGGTGGGTGGTCCGCCATCTCGTCGAGGAGCGGGGGGTCCGCCAGTTCCTGGACATCGGCACGGGTCTGCCAACGCTGGACAACACGCACGAGATAGCGCAGCGCTCCGCGCCCGACGCGCGCATCGTCTACGTCGACAACGACCCGATCGTGCTCGCCCACGCGCGGACCCTGCTGACCAGCACGCCCGAGGGCGCCACCGACTACATCGACGCCGACGTCCACCGCCCCGAGACCATCGTCGAGCGGGCCTCGGCGACCCTGGACCTCGACCGGCCCGTCGCGGTGATGATGCTGGGCATCCTCAACTTCGTCCTCGACACCGAGCAGGCCCGGGACATCGTGCGGAAGGTCCTGACGGCGGTGCCGTCCGGCAGCTACCTGGTCCTCACGCACCCCACCACCGACGCCGACCTCGGCGGCGAGGGCAACGTCGGGGCGATGGAGTTCTGGAACGAGAACGCCACCCCGCCGATCACCGCCCGCAGCCGCGCCGAGGTCGCCGCCTTCTTCGACGGGCTGGAGTTCCTCGAGCCGGGTCTCGTCTCCTGCGCCCACTGGCACCCCGGCACGGACGCGCCGACGACGGTTCCGCAGTTCGGCGCGGTGGCCGTGAAGCCCTGA
- a CDS encoding PPOX class F420-dependent oxidoreductase: protein MSKPPLPPEAVELLSRPNAAVIATVRSDGAPVSTPTWYVWEDGRVLISMDVGRVRLKHLRRDPRVTLTVLDGDDWYTHVTLLGTVTDMSDDENLADIDRISRHYTGEPYPDRVRPRVSAWIDIERWHGWGALKDSDQSG, encoded by the coding sequence ATGTCCAAGCCGCCGCTTCCGCCCGAGGCCGTCGAACTGCTCAGCCGGCCCAACGCGGCCGTCATCGCCACCGTGCGTTCGGACGGTGCGCCCGTGTCCACGCCCACCTGGTACGTGTGGGAGGACGGCCGGGTGCTGATCAGCATGGACGTGGGCCGCGTACGGCTGAAGCACCTGCGCCGCGACCCGCGGGTGACCCTGACCGTCCTGGACGGGGACGACTGGTACACCCATGTCACCCTCCTGGGCACGGTCACCGACATGTCGGACGACGAGAACCTGGCCGACATCGACCGCATCTCCCGGCACTACACCGGCGAGCCCTATCCGGACCGGGTCCGCCCCCGCGTCAGTGCCTGGATCGACATCGAGCGGTGGCACGGCTGGGGTGCGCTGAAGGACAGCGACCAGTCGGGCTAG
- a CDS encoding AMP-binding protein codes for MTLPPSPPSAGPSSGPPPLSSSAYGDTFARDHLPPAHLWPTTEFTTPDLRHPERLNAATELVDTPATAYGAGRPALRTPDGRTWTYGELRKRANQVAQVLTEDLGLVPGQRVLLRSPNNCWTVASWLGVLKAGGIVVTVMAALRAREIAPVAERTLPALALVDHRCAEDVRTVRDTVLPSLRVVEFGGAGPGDLVARASAKSGEFTAVDTAADDVALLAPTSGSTGEPKITMHFHRDVLAIDDTFGRHVLRLVPDDLVACSAPFAFTFGLGMLVVFPLRAGACALLTEAATPLAMADLVAGQGVTVLATAPTAYRAILREGREERLAGLRVGVSAGEHLPLGTWERLRDRIGLEVVDGIGATELLHIFISAAGADIRPGATGKPVPGFRATVLGPDGTELGPGEPGRLGVIGPVGCRYLDDVRQKDYVVDGWNVTGDIFHRDEDGYFHYHARGDNMIVSSGYNIGGPEVEAALDTHPDVVECAVVGRGDAERGEVVCAFVVLREGVTGDTAKAREIQDHVKQVIAPYKYPRDVRFRDALPRNASGKLQRFALRAAVEDAQAGPSAAEH; via the coding sequence TTGACTCTTCCGCCCTCACCCCCGTCCGCCGGCCCGTCCTCCGGCCCGCCTCCCCTGTCGTCCTCGGCGTACGGGGACACCTTCGCGCGCGACCACCTCCCGCCCGCCCACCTGTGGCCGACGACCGAGTTCACCACGCCGGACCTGCGCCACCCGGAGCGGCTCAACGCCGCCACCGAACTCGTCGACACCCCGGCGACGGCGTACGGGGCCGGCCGGCCGGCCCTGCGCACGCCGGACGGACGGACCTGGACGTACGGGGAACTGCGCAAGCGGGCCAACCAGGTGGCCCAGGTGCTGACCGAGGACCTCGGCCTAGTCCCGGGGCAGCGGGTCCTGCTGCGCTCACCCAACAACTGCTGGACGGTCGCGAGCTGGCTCGGTGTGCTCAAGGCCGGCGGGATCGTCGTCACCGTCATGGCCGCGCTGCGCGCCCGCGAGATCGCCCCGGTCGCCGAGCGGACCCTGCCCGCGCTCGCCCTGGTCGACCACCGGTGCGCCGAGGACGTCCGCACCGTCCGTGACACCGTGCTGCCCTCGCTGCGGGTCGTCGAGTTCGGCGGTGCGGGGCCGGGCGACCTGGTGGCCCGCGCGTCCGCGAAGTCCGGCGAGTTCACGGCCGTGGACACCGCCGCCGACGACGTGGCCCTGCTCGCCCCGACGTCCGGCAGCACCGGCGAACCCAAGATCACCATGCACTTCCACCGTGACGTCCTGGCCATCGACGACACCTTCGGCCGTCATGTGCTGCGACTGGTCCCGGACGACCTGGTCGCCTGCAGCGCCCCCTTCGCCTTCACCTTCGGACTGGGCATGCTCGTCGTGTTCCCGCTGCGGGCCGGCGCCTGCGCCCTGCTGACCGAGGCGGCGACCCCGCTCGCGATGGCGGACCTCGTCGCCGGCCAGGGCGTCACCGTGCTGGCGACGGCGCCCACCGCGTACAGGGCGATCCTGCGCGAGGGGCGCGAGGAACGGCTCGCCGGGCTGCGGGTCGGCGTCTCGGCCGGCGAACACCTGCCCCTGGGCACCTGGGAGCGGTTGCGCGACCGGATCGGGCTGGAGGTCGTCGACGGGATCGGCGCGACCGAACTGCTGCACATCTTCATCTCCGCGGCCGGCGCCGACATCCGCCCCGGCGCCACCGGGAAACCGGTGCCGGGCTTCCGCGCCACGGTCCTCGGCCCCGACGGCACGGAACTGGGCCCCGGTGAGCCGGGCAGGCTGGGCGTCATCGGCCCGGTCGGCTGCCGCTACCTCGACGACGTGCGCCAGAAGGACTACGTCGTGGACGGCTGGAACGTCACCGGCGACATCTTCCACCGCGACGAGGACGGCTACTTCCACTACCACGCCCGCGGCGACAACATGATCGTCTCCTCGGGCTACAACATAGGCGGGCCCGAGGTCGAGGCCGCCCTGGACACCCACCCCGACGTCGTGGAGTGCGCCGTCGTCGGCCGCGGCGACGCCGAACGCGGCGAGGTCGTCTGCGCCTTCGTCGTCCTGCGGGAGGGTGTCACCGGTGACACCGCCAAGGCCAGGGAGATCCAGGACCACGTCAAGCAGGTCATCGCGCCCTACAAGTACCCGCGCGACGTGCGGTTCCGTGACGCGCTGCCACGCAACGCCAGCGGCAAGCTCCAGCGTTTCGCGCTCCGGGCCGCCGTCGAGGACGCGCAGGCGGGCCCGTCCGCCGCCGAGCACTGA